The following coding sequences are from one Chelonoidis abingdonii isolate Lonesome George chromosome 4, CheloAbing_2.0, whole genome shotgun sequence window:
- the LOC116826043 gene encoding olfactory receptor 5J3-like gives MAGNNDTAVTRFILIGLTDRPELQVPLFVVFSLIYFITLLGNLGMILVIQINPQLHTPMYFFLSNLSFLDACYSSTIAPNMLVNFLVERKTISYSGCIMQYGFFAVFATTEIFLLAAMAYDRYAAICNPLLYTVTMTKKVCLLLVIGSYFWGFVNSLIHTSGLLRLSFCDSNIINHFFCDLNPLLKLSCSNIHMNVMLVFIFGSLFEISTFLIIIVSYILIIIAVLRIRSAKGRRKAFSTCTSHLTAVAIFHGTILFMYFRPSSSYSLDTDKMASVFYTVMIPMLNPLIYSLRNRKVKCAVRKMIERKMFTP, from the coding sequence atggctggaaacaaTGACACAGCGGTGACTAGGTTCATTCTCATTGGACTAACAGATCGTCCGGAGCTTCAGGTACCGCTTTTTGTAGTGTTTTCACTAATCTATTTTATCACCCTGCTGGGGAATTTAGGGATGATCTTGGTCATTCAGATCAACCCCCAACTCCACAcgcccatgtacttcttcctcagCAACTTGTCCTTCTTAGATGCCTGCTATTCCTCCACCATTGCTCCCAATATGCTGGTCAATTTCTTAGTGGAGCGCAAAACCATTTCTTATAGTGGGTGTATTATGCAATATGGCTTTTTTGCCgtatttgccaccactgagattTTCCTCCTAGCCGCTATGGCATATGATCGCTATGCGGCCATCTGTAACCCACTGCTCTACACAGTCACTATGACCAAGAAGGTCTGCCTGCTGCTGGTCATTGGGTCATATTTCTGGGGCTTTGTGAACTCTTTGATACACACAAGTGGGTTGTTGAGATTATCCTTTTGTGACTCCAATATCATTAATCACTTTTTCTGCGATCTCAACCCTCTCCTGAAACTCTCCTGCAGCAACATTCATATGAATGTGATGCTGGTTTTCATCTTTGGCAGTTTGTTTGAAATAAGCACTTTTCTGATCATCATTGTCTCATACATTCTCATCATCATAGCTGTGCTGAGGATCCGCTCTGCCAAGGGCAGGcgcaaagccttctccacctgcacctcCCACCTGACAGCTGTCGCCATATTCCACGGGACAATTCTCTTCATGTATTTCCGACCCAGTTCCAGCTACTCGCTGGATACAGATAAAATGGCCTCAGTGTTCTACACAGTGATGATCCCCATGCTGAACCCCttgatctacagcctgagaaacaggAAGGTGAAATGTGCTGTAAGGAAAATGATAGAGAGAAAAATGTTTACTCCATGA
- the LOC116826037 gene encoding LOW QUALITY PROTEIN: olfactory receptor 5AR1-like (The sequence of the model RefSeq protein was modified relative to this genomic sequence to represent the inferred CDS: inserted 1 base in 1 codon) yields MAGDNDTAVTEFFLLGLTDQPKLQVALSEVFLSIYIITLVGNLGMIILIKTDPQLHSPMYFFLINLSFIGICSTSTITPKMLSTLCNEKIISHSGCMAQQFFYSGVVPLEAIMLAVMACDHYVAVCNPLIYNTAMSPEVCLWLVTGSYAAGFTTTFVQVSCTFSLSFCNSSKIQHFFCDIHPLLKLPCMDTHINEIVLFTFSFVIGLPTSXQILISYSYILSTFLRICSAEGRSKAFSTCVSHLTVVTVFYGSTWFIYLHPTASYSLDSNMVVSVFYSIVIPMLNPLFYSLRNKEVKRAIRKAISKRISL; encoded by the exons ATGGCTGGGGACAATGATACTGCAGTAACAGAGTTCTTCCTCCTGGGTCTCACAGACCAGCCCAAGCTGCAGGTCGCTCTTTCTGAGGTGTTTCTATCCATATACATTATCACCTTGGTGGGAAATCTGGGGATGATAATCTTAATCAAGACAGACCCACAACTCCAttcccccatgtacttcttcctcatTAACTTGTCCTTCATAGGTATTTGCAGCACCTCAACCATCACCCCCAAGATGCTGTCAACCTTGTGCAATGAGAAGATCATTTCTCATTCTGGGTGCATGGCACAGCAGTTCTTCTATTCAGGGGTCGTACCCCTGGAAGCCATCATGTTGGCAGTAATGGCGTGTGATCACTATGTCGCAGTATGTAATCCCCTGATTTATAATACAGCGATGTCCCCTGAAGTTTGCCTTTGGCTCGTCACCGGTTCCTACGCTGCTGGCTTCACCACCACTTTCGTCCAAGTCAGCTGCACCTTCAGTTTATCATTCTGCAACTCCAGCAAGATCCagcatttcttctgtgacatccACCCGCTGCTGAAACTCCCCTGCATGGACACCCACATCAATGAGATTGTGCTCTTTACTTTCAGCTTTGTCATTGGCTTGCCCACTT CACAAATCCTCATCTCCTACTCATACATACTCTCCACCTTCCTGCGCATCTGCTCTGCTGAGGGAAGGagcaaagccttctccacctgtgtGTCTCATTTGACAGTCGTCACTGTGTTTTACGGGAGTACTTGGTTTATATATTTACACCCTACTGCCAGCTATTCACTGGACAGCAACATGGTGGTCTCTGTGTTCTACTCCATAGTGATCCCCATGCTGAATCCCCTgttctacagcctgaggaacaaggaggtgaagCGAGCCATCAGGAAAGCCATCAGCAAGAGGATTTCTTTGTAA
- the LOC116826044 gene encoding olfactory receptor 5AS1-like: MSRGNHTTVTEFILFGLTHCPEVEVVLFVLFLAIYVTTLVGNIGIILLIHISSCLHSPMYFFLSNLAFLDLSYSSAIAPKMLVNFLAQSKTISFTCCAMQMFLFAAFADAECLILAAMAYDRYVAICNPLLYMPIMSRRVCVSLIAGAYISGSVSSLIHTSLTFSLSFCGSNVINHFFCDIPPLLALSCSDTHINELLLFALCGFIQMSTFLVILISYAYVLAAILRIHSTEGRHKAFNTCTSHLIAVALFYGTLLFVYLRPSSSYSLDADKVVSVFYTVVFPMLNPLIYSLRNMEVKDALIRILERKQFSQ, from the coding sequence ATGTCCAGGGGAAACCACACTACAGTGACCGAGTTCATCCTCTTTGGCCTCACCCATTGTCCGGAGGTGGAGGTGGTCCTGTTCGTTCTGTTTCTAGCCATCTATGTCACCACTTTGGTGGGGAACATTGGCATCATCCTGCTAATTCATATCAGTTCCTGCCTTCACAGCCCCATGTACTTTTTTCTCAGCAACCTGGCCTTCCTAGACCTTAGCTACTCCTCTGCCATTGCTCCCAAAATGCTGGTGAACTTCCTAGCACAAAGCAAGACCATTTCCTTCACTTGCTGTGCAATGCAAAtgtttctctttgctgcttttgcagatgcCGAGTGCCTCATACTGGCTGCAATGGCATATGACCGTTATGTGGCCATCTGTAACCCGTTGCTCTATATGCCCATCATGTCCCGTAGGGTCTGTGTTTCTCTAATAGCAGGGGCATATATCAGTGGCAGTGTGAGCTCACTGATCCATACTTCTTTGACATTCAGTCTGTCATTCTGTGGCTCTAATGTCATCaatcatttcttctgtgacatcccCCCACTGCTAGCGCTCTCCTGCTCTGACACTCACATCAATGAACTCCTCCTCTTCGCCTTGTGTGGCTTTATCCAAATGAGCACCTTTTTGGTCATCCTCATCTCCTACGCCTATGTCCTTGCCGCCATCCTGAGGATCCACTCCACCGAGGGCAGGCACAAAGCCTTCAACACATGCACCTCTCACCTGATCGCTGTTGCCTTATTCTATGGGACTCTTCTATTTGTGTATTTACGGCCCAGTTCCAGTTACTCGCTGGATGCAGACAAAGTGGTTTCTGTGTTTTACACTGTGGTCTTTCCAATGCTGAACCCCCTGATCTACAGCCTAAGGAACATGGAAGTGAAGGACGCCCTGATAAgaattttagaaagaaaacagtTTTCCCAGTGA